A window of Apodemus sylvaticus chromosome 23, mApoSyl1.1, whole genome shotgun sequence genomic DNA:
TTAGTATCGTATTGCATTCAGACTTCTTGGCATTGCTGGATTGATATTTGTAACATTTTCTGGCATGGTTAAATGCCTTAATTTATAGTTGATTTCATCAACTTGTACAAAGAAAGCAAGAGTTTCTGATACAGATTATGATTTTATGTTTCCCTCTTAATGAAGCATTATTAGCTACTCCTGAGATCCTGGCCATCTTTGCTTTGATGAGTGCTCTACAGTGGGACAGCTGTGGAATCTGCATTTTAACAGTTTAATTTATGcagtagaacacagagaaaactGAAGTCCAATGAGGCACACAGGCTTCTTTGTGTGCAGTCTTACATGTCAAATCCTGACGTTCCCGGCACCCACAGCCTCTGTCAGCCTTCCATGATCTGAAATCCTACGAGGCTTTCCAAAcactttatcttttgagacactCACAAGAAACAATTAATGAGCTTTGGTGATTATCAGCAGGAAAAAGTCTCTCAGAAAAGTTCTTGAATCTCAGTGCAattgttgtcattgtcattgtgGGTGAGATAAAGATTACAGTTCTGAGGGAGATGAAGTCACAGAGCTATGAACCTTTATCTCAAGGCTgatctccctctctgtctcccacaaTGCTGGCTGTCATGCCAGGATCTGCACACACAGGAGCTGAATGTTCTGCTGAAGAACAGAGTGAGGTATGCAGATTGTACTGAGTCTGTGAAAAGGCAAAAAAGGAGGAGGCCTGCCAAGTGCTCAAGCATGGAGAAGAAATTCTGGAGTGGAAACACATGCAATTTTCAGTTAACAAGTTAGGTAACTTTCTGGGCTATAAGCATATTTGCTAAAGAGAACTGTCTCTAATCTGGTGCTAATCCATGGCAGTGTGATGACTGAAGAGGTTTTTCTCCAACATGAACTCAGAAACACTTGTTGAAGGGAAGGTGACATTGTTATGGTGAGTTTTTTAAATTGCTAATCCAGGAAGAATGTGTCATTTATTATTTCCCCTTGGTTGGTGATATTCAAACATCACCTAAAATTCATAATGGGTTAGCCAGTTTTCATGACTGTTATTGGCACGTGTATCTCTGGGCAGGCTAGGCAAAGATGTGATCATTGAACTATGTTCGCAGCACATATTTTGATTAAATTGATACAATGGATAAGTTAGAAGCATTAATACAAGCCTTTAATGCTAAGTTACTAATCATCTAATttcttttgtatgtgtttgtgtatgtgtatttatgttcaGTTGCAATGTGAGTCCATTTGTGGTTTCATTCATTTGACTCAGAAGATAAATTCCTTGACCTTCCCTAGACAAGTTTGATCTTGTTTCTTTTAGGGACAATTGTATTTCACTTGGCTGGAATTCAAAGTACACAAGTCAGTTATCACAAAATAACTTCCTATGTCTGCTTCTCTAGTGGGTAGACGAAAGCGTATCATATTATCATGCTTCTATTATTCTTATTCAGCTCATGTTGAGGCATGGAGATATTTTATGAGTATACCTTTTAACATTCCTAGAAGAAACAGGGTCATCATAAACTCCCATATATTTTACCTCTTAaactttttcttctactttttcaGAAATGACCTGTAAACCTTATGGGCAAACACTCAATAGTATGTGTACCAATTAGACCTGGGCTCCACAACTTTCATTTCAATTTGTTATGTTTGTATGGACAAAATGGATAATcctaaaaacatacacatacaggtaGCACTGTACAGACTATGCATGTTCTAGTATGTAGTAAAGATATataaagctgggcggtggtggcacacacctttaatcccagcacttgggagggaaagtaagtggatttctgagttcaaagccagcctggtctacagactgagctccaggatagccaggactacacagagaaaccctgtctcaaaaaaaaaaaaaaacaaaacaaaaaacaaaaaaaaagatatataaaaacacacatgttgtgctaggtggtggtggtgcacgcctttaatcccagcacttgggaggaagaggcaggcagatttctgagttagaggccagcctggtctactgagtgaattccaggacagccaaggctacacagggaaaccctgtctcgaacccctccccaaaaaacaacacatgtttatgtgtatatgtatgtacattatacatagtggatatatatatgtacacatacatacataatcatgtattatatatgtatgtatgtatatatatatgtgtgtgtgtgtgtgtgtgtgtgtgtttctttatgtgtgtgtgcatgtatgaatgtgtttaGTGAAAAGTATTCAAAAATGGGCCATGAATTTAAAAGTGTGCAAGGCAGGGTATATGAGAGACTTTGGAGGGagcaaaagaaagtaaaaaaaaaaatatgtgaatatattgtaattaaaaaaataaaataaataattacaaagtgTTTGCAAAAACACATTTTCAAGTGTTATATAACATGCTAGTTTTTATGTTTCAGAGGTGATCATGAATTTTGAACAAGGCTCATGAAAACAATACTGTTCAAGTATTCATTTGAGAGGATGAATTTCTACCATGAAATAATAGGAATAttttaatgcaaaaataaaattgggGTTTTCCTGAACTTAAAATATTCAGCTTAGACATAGGCAATTTCTGTTGATTTTGATCATATAATGATCACTCTAGTTTACATTATTATACTAATTTAGTATGCAATGGAAATAAACTGACTATAAGTTGAGCATTTCAAAATGTATCATCATTGAACACATGATTATGTCACTGTTTGTACAAGCAGCTAGgtcattttctcatttctcaagtcaccaaatacacaaaaatagcatttacttatttatttatttatttattcattcattcattcattcatccacccactcacttgttgatttatttgtatgtttttcatCAGAATCCTTACCCCCGTATCCTTTTGCCCCTCTCACTGggtcccttcctccatccctcctctcctcttctaaGGGGATGAGAATCCTGATATATCCCCCAACCCTGTTGCACCAAGTGTCTGCCAGATAAGGAGCACACTTCCCtactgaggccacacaaggcagcccTGCTGGCAAACAGGTTCCACCCGCAGGCAATCTGTTGGCAAACACATTTAGGGACACTCACAGCTCTAGTTGTTtgtgacccacatgaagaccaagctgtgcaTCTGCAACACATGTTCCAAAGGCTTTAGTCcagcctatgtatgctctttggttggtgtctcagtctctgagACCTCTCAGGTTTGTTGAttcagtcttcctgtggagttcctatccccttcagaaCCTTGAATCCTTACCCCAATCTTCTATAAGCATCCCTGTCCTCTGTtcagtgtttggctgtgagtctctgcatctgtttcagtcaactgctgggtagaccctctcagaggacagttacgcTAGACCCCTGTCCACAAGTACTatggagtatcattaatagtgtcagataTTTTTGCTTATCCAAAGGATGTGTCTCAAGGTagaccagttattggttggctattgcttcagtctctttgtccctgcattgcGTTTAGACTGGATGGGGTGAGGGGGTTgctgaaaaatctgtatgaagCCCTAGATAGCTGGGATGGGGGAGACTTTCTAGGAGTCAATTCAGGTGACCTTAGCTAATATGCATAACATTGTGGCTACTGAACCTGAACAGGACATCTCCTGGAACCAGGCAGGATCCACAGTAGAGGGGATAAGAAGACTAACATATCCACAAAACTTGTGAATTTAGGCAATCATCTACAGAGTCTGTTCTCGGTCCTTGTTCTGATCACAAAAGGAACATCAGTGTCCATATTAAACACTTACAGAAATTATAGAAGATGGCAAATCAACTTAGCTGTACAGTGATGATGATCACTTCTTTCTGCAGTTTTCAATTAAACTTTAGGAAGCCTCTTATAGATAGCTAATTCTTAAAACAGACACTTGTTAGTGAGAATACTTGATTTTTGTAATAAACATGGCCAAACTGTGAGTGCCAGTTAAAATTCCCTGGCTCTGAAGAAAAGTAGCAATCATGGGAAACTGACAGAATGACTTAGATACTGGGAATTATGAGAAGTCCAAAAGTAACCCCTCTTTccattattttgtcttttgttcaCAATATACATGGCATTATTAGCCGTGAATCTTTTGCTTAGTTTGTGATCTGGCTCTGTAGCTCTTACTGTTCATCCTGTAGAGAATCTCTAAGTATTACCCATCATTTCTAAGCAATACATCCAGCAGCTTCAttctagttgttttgttttggggtgattTTTTATAGGTTCTTGAAAAGGTTACTAGAATTCACAAATGAAACTCACATTTATGTACAGTTTATGTATTATATACTTGAAGATGTCCTGGGGGTTGCAAGTCTAGATATCCATAGGCTGGGTCATAGGATCGTAGAAATATCCATTCTAGCTCCAGCTTATACTTAGAGTAAAATCCCATCTGAACTCCTCCACCcttcaaaatagaaataaaacattgaCAATTGTAtttgttataattttataatattaagTCAGTAATTATCTTTGTGGTATTATCATTTGGAATGTGATTAGGGAGACATATGTTCATATCTGTTTACTTTTAGAAATTTGATCAATACCATCCTATGTTATCCTTTGCATAATTGCAATCATAATGTAGGAATTCATATTTTCTGAGGTTTTTTGATACATTTAATTGCTGAGACTTTATCCAttgatcttttatttacattgctgTAAAGGTCATCATTCTGTATTACCTGTGGCAGTACACTTTCAACATACATGTATCTTGGATTAGAAAATTCTACTTGtaacacttgctcaaccatgttcatagaagccagaaactggaaataacataTATGTCCCTAAActgaagaatgtataaagaaaatgtggtacataaacacaatggaatactactcagctattaaaaataaagatatcatAAATTTCACATGTAAAAGAATGGAAATTaagaatatcatactgagtgaggagACTCAGTCCCAAAAGACAGGCTTATAAAGGGGTATTTATAAGCATAAAATACAGGTTACCCATGTACACTCCAGAAATCCAAAAAAGCTAAACAAGACTCAAGGCACAAGCAAGGTTGTTTGAATTTAACTTAGAAGCGGgaataaaatagttataaaaaGGTAGATGGAGGAAACTGACTGGGAGAGTGAATGGGGGAAGGAAGTGGGGATGGTTTCAGGATCAGATGTGGGTACCCAGGAATCAATAAGAGTGATCTTAGCTATGATGCGCAGCATGGGGTATATAGAACCTAAGGAGACTGCCTTCTGTAACTAGTCAAGAACCCCGGGGATCACTAGGGACACCAACCAACacacaaaattttcaacccaaaatttatctggtctacaagaaatgcagggacaaagataagGTAGATACTGAAAGAATGGCCCAACATGACACTATaagcaagaaccaatccctgacacgaTTATACAATTATACTATGATATAATTGAAGAGAGAAGTCTAGCACAACTGtattctgagaggctccatcaagcagctgactaagacagatgaagACACCCACATCCAATCAGTGGATTGAGCTTAGGGATGGAGGAGCTCTTATGTTAGAGTAGGGGGAAAGATTGCAGGCCCTAAAGGAGATAGAagcacaggaaaaccaacagagtcaaccaacCTGGACCTTTAAATGTCtcagaccaccaaccaaggtgGAGGCCTCTTCTGGTTTCAtttccccactgttaggcatttcagctaaagtcactTGCATAGATTCCTGGAATTCTGGCCCATCCCAGGTTTCTGGGGCTTCCTAGAGACTCCTGCCAGACCTGCATTCCAGGCAGATGCAGAGTTCCATTCAAACTCATATccctctggccctctctcctgtctttccccacaCCTAATCCTGAACCCTAcattccctttcccacccagttcccttcctcctatgactattttattttctgtcctgaGTGAGATTTGAGCATCTGCTCTTggctcctccttttttttttttttaacttcttcagGTCTGTGAAATATATCATGTTTACTCTAtggataatattcacttatcagtgactacatactgtaagtgtccttttgtgactgCAACTTTTGTGAGGTGACTGTGTTACATCACTCATAATGACATtttttagtttcatccatttgcctgcaaactgcataatgtccttgtttttaatggctgaataatattccattgtgaaatTAGCCACATTTATTGTATCTATTCtttggttgaaggacatctggattatttctagtttctagctactataaataaagcttctatgaacatactagatcatgtgtccttgtggtatggtggagtatcttttgggtatatgcctcaGAGTGGAATAGCTGAGTTTTCAGGTAGGAGTATTTccaattttcaaagaaaccaacataatgatttccagagtggttgtacctgtttgtaatcccaccagcattgaagtggtgttccccttgttccacattatcaccagcatgtgctgtcccttgagttgttgatgttagccattctgattggtgtaaagtgggatctcagggttattttgatttgcatttccctgatgactaaggatgttgaacatttctttaagagcttcttgtACATTTGCATTTACACTgttaagaattttctgtttatctctgtaccccattttaattgggttatttggtttgaaaactgaaaagcatctgtaagacaaaggatactgtcaataggatcAAATGGAAACatacagattaggaaaaaatcTTCGCTAATGCTACATCTGACAGATAGCTAAtatcagaaatatataaaaaaaaactcactGAAAGTTACtaatgataataaaattatttgttctGAAACAGTCTTCCCATGCTGCAGACAATAGCTTTGcaatctctcacacacatattcaagtTTAGGAATGTTCAGTGAAAGATTTAActgaaacatttgttttttaatgattcAAACAGAAAAGTGATGGATGACAAAATGGAGCACAGGAACGTGGCAATAGGAATAGTGCTCTCACTTCAGAGTGTACTTGGAATTCTGGGaaacttctctcttcttttccactATCTACTCCTTTACTACAATGAAGGCACGTTAAAGACAATAGACTTGATACTTATACATGTGTTCACAGCCAACACTTTGATCATTTTCTCTAAGGGAATGCTACAGATAACAGGAGCTTTTGAGTGGAATGAGTTCTTCAATGATATTGAATgcaaagttattttatatattctcagACTTGGCAGGAGTATGTCTACCTTCACCACCTGTCTTGTGAGTGTCTTCCAGGCTATCACCATCAGTCCCTGGAACTCCTGGTGGAAGGATTTCATAGTCATAATTCGAAGACTCATGGGTTTTTTCATTTCACTCTGCTGGGCCCTACATATGATGGTGAATATGATTTTCCCTATGTATCCATCCACCAGTAGGAAGATCAAAAATATTACACAAAAAATGAAACTTGAATTCTGTTATTCTTTTCCAGGTCGTGATACTATAGTCGAATCACTATACGTAGTATTTTGGGTGTTTCCAGAAGTTTTGCTTTCTGTAGTCCTGGTCATTTCTAGCAGTTCCATGATTGTCATACTGTATGGACACAAGAAGAGAGTTCAACATATACACAGTTCTCATGCTTCTCCCAGAAACTCTCCTGAGTCCAGAGCCACCCAGAACATTTTAGTCCTAGTGTgcacatttctctctttttatacaGTCTCTTCCATCTTACAAGGCTGCATTACCTTTTCTCAGAATCCTAAATGGTGGCTAGTTAATATCACAGCTATCATTTCTATGGGCTTTCCTACTTTATGCCCCTTTGTCATGAGCCGTGATAtcattctttccagattctgtttATCTTGGATGAGGAACATAAAATTACAATaatcttttaataaaatacaaattatatctTTTTTATAATGCAGAGTATCTAAGAAGTTAGTCACTAGTGTCCTTCAAAATATGAGTGTAATAATTAAAGGGGAGATAATTTTAATATTGTGATCATTTTACAGATTAATAGTAGTATATTATTCTTTATAGACTATGGTCTATCTACCCCGAGGTTCTCAACCACGCTCACTGTGCTGTTATATATTCCATTTCATTGAGTGTTCCTTTAAGCATATCATAATGAGGTTGGTTACTTTGGCCATATTTGTGCCACTGTTGCATAAATGTCCCTATCTTGTCAGGCCAAGAACTTTTTTAGCTAATAGGGTTCACGGCTGGATGATATTTATTGactttttcttcagaaaagaggaTGCCTTTTAGCATGAAGAAAGCTAACCAATATAGATATAGCTTACAAGTCAGTACATGTTAGATTTCTTCATGTTTTGTGACTCAAGGATTTTGCAGTTATACATATGTACTCACAATTATTTGTGATAGCATGCATAACAAACTGTGCAAGCTGAAATAAAGTAatatcctagaactggagttagggagGAGAAAAACACGAAGTCCTAGCACTAAATGAAAATACTGTTGGCCTTTGATAGCAgctgggaaagagagaaaattagtTGCTTTAACACTGTGGACACAGGTAGGCTGAGAACATTCATGGTCAGCAGTATAACCAAGAATACTTTGGCAACACAAATTGAactaaataagtttaaaaataaaagaatttaaaagtttGAGGTAGGGATGTGGGGGTACTTCTGAAGGAATTATGGTGGGTTGAATATGAGGAAGATGCATTCTATAAAATTCAtaataaactgaaaaataaaataaaatgtaaaaaattgtGGAAAGCTACTTATCTTTTTAATGCAAACTCTAATACAGTTTGAATTTTCATCTGGTACTtataggagaaaaaataaagattaatgtTGCAGGGTGTTCTATTCTGAATAACTAAGCAATAACTTGTTCAAAGAAATCTGAAACAGTgttcctaaaaaaaaattaataaaggaaaCGGGATAGATTTCAATTTCTTAAAGGGACTAAAACAAGATGACTAAGAAGATAGGAACGAGGATACTGATGTCTGTGAATAAAACAAATGCAGTAAACACATCCAAAGAgatgggaggggaaagggagagagacagaaacagagagacagagacagagagagataataTCCACACACATACTGTGTGAAGAAAttgaatacataaaaagaaacaaaatccagggaAACAACCGTCCCTATAAATTTTGATTATGTGATGAACACTGTTAAATATCATTATAGAGCATTATGTTGAGAGATCTTGAAGGTAAAAACCTTGCTCTTCTAATCTGAAGTAAAAAGATATTAGTAATACTGATGTGCATTCCTCAAAAATTTCTCTCCTGGCCACCTTGAACTCCTCATAGCTGTCCTCTACCTGCTAAAACATGACACAGAGCAGCGCCTCAGCTTGTTACTCCTGACAGAACTCTTGATGACATAGAAGGGTGCACCACTTGAAGGTTTGCAATTTCTTCCTATTGTAAAGCCCAACCAACTCCTATTTGTGTGAGACCGAGGCCTAATCTCCAATTCCAGGAAGAAAAACAGAGTGCTCCTAAGCAACTATCCTACAGCAACCCTGCACAAACGCGTACacacgccaccaccaccaccaccaccaccatgctaGCAACAGCCATTCAGGCTACAATAGCAGGGTcaaagtatatatacacacaaacacacatacagatacacatgaacatatgtacatacatacacacacacacaaatatatatatatatatatatatatatatatatatatatatatatatatttaacttaaTACTTCCTGAAGAGGATAACTTGAGCATCCTGTTTATCTTGTGATTTTTGAACCCATGTTTGGTTCCTGCAGATTACACTAGAATGCAGTTTTTAAACTATTAACTCACTGACCCATATGGAAATTCCCTCATGTTTACTACAACCACAATAAAAACTCTGAACCACAAGACTCTGGGCTCTCACTAAAATCAGCTTCCATAGTGAGAGTCTGAGAGAGACCTTGCTCCTGAGCTCATAATTAAGAACCTTATGTGTTTTACATTGGAATTGGGTCCTCAGTGGTCCTTGGTTATCAGCAAATAGGCCATAGCACTATGCAAGTTTATGACTGACTTAAAAAGAAGAATTGGGAGGCATGTTTATGCCTGGTTGTTCCTGGTTTAATATTCAATCTTTATATTGCAGGTAATATTTATTTGTGGTAATGTAAGGTGAGACTTCACTTTGTTCTTTTAACCTTAAAAGCTACCAGTCTTTGTTTTGTAACATTGATTGTAATAAAGGTTTACAACCAATAATGTATTTCTACCTATGCTGTTTTGCATGGGTTTGACAGGTGGAGTATCCTGCTTTTGTAGGACACAATAAAGTGGAGAGTCCAGCCACAGTGCTAGTCACAAGGTTGAAAGAGTTCCTAAAGTGTAGCACAACTGACACTGGAAAAGATAGGAGAAATCTAAGTAAAGATCAAGGAACTCTGAAAGAGCTCAACATAGCTGCCAGGGGTTAAGAGGCAAGGTTCTATAAGTATTGTGTGCTAACTGATCATGCTACTGGAGCATCTGCAAGCttttaaaaccactttggaaatcaatctggtgggtccttagaaaaatggaaatagttacctgaagatccagttataccactactgggctgatacccaaaagatactccaacatacaataagaacacatgctctactatgttcatagcagccttatttataacagacaagactggaaagaacccagttttctctcaacagaagaaaggatacagaaaatgtgatatattcacacaatgaagtactactcagctattaaaaacaataacttcatgaaatttgcaggcaaatggattcaacgtagaaaatatcatcctgagagaggtaacccaggtgcaaaagaacacacatggtatgtatacacacatggtataaatacacacatggcatatataagtggatattagccccaaacctcagaatacccacaataaaACTCACaaaccatatggagcttaagaaga
This region includes:
- the LOC127673779 gene encoding vomeronasal type-1 receptor 4-like, producing MDDKMEHRNVAIGIVLSLQSVLGILGNFSLLFHYLLLYYNEGTLKTIDLILIHVFTANTLIIFSKGMLQITGAFEWNEFFNDIECKVILYILRLGRSMSTFTTCLVSVFQAITISPWNSWWKDFIVIIRRLMGFFISLCWALHMMVNMIFPMYPSTSRKIKNITQKMKLEFCYSFPGRDTIVESLYVVFWVFPEVLLSVVLVISSSSMIVILYGHKKRVQHIHSSHASPRNSPESRATQNILVLVCTFLSFYTVSSILQGCITFSQNPKWWLVNITAIISMGFPTLCPFVMSRDIILSRFCLSWMRNIKLQ